A region from the Hippoglossus hippoglossus isolate fHipHip1 chromosome 18, fHipHip1.pri, whole genome shotgun sequence genome encodes:
- the LOC117752074 gene encoding uncharacterized protein LOC117752074: MNLREEHPPRSRLPVVPPLSSRTLQHPSLLPLYLAAGFARLHGGWDNHTVHAITPEEFYYTDPTVSCGRRIPNMVTDFGFYDCFQLNTPPPLMSSFVTPSYSPDPFRTGPHPTRELGSPNWNMNPTHLPVKTSRAILQLTPEEDQAVTNLLKLRYPEFGSDDETPTKEVYQPSFGDGKHPSQDDFGNKLQEGIYWSEAELEAADTLLHFYSCAKDYRIRAQ, translated from the exons ATGAACCTCCGAGAAGAACATCCACCC agGTCCAGGCTGCCGGTggtcccccccctctcctcccggACCCTGCAGcacccctccctcctgcctctgtACCTGGCCGCTGGGTTTGCTCGACTTCACGGAGGCTGGGACAACCACACAG TCCACGCCATCACCCCCGAGGAGTTCTACTACACTGACCCCACCGTGAGCTGTGGGAGGAGGATCCCCAACATGGTGACTGATTTCGGG TTTTACGATTGTTTCCAGCTCAACACTCCACCGCCTTTGATGTCATCCTTCGTGACCCCATCGTACAGCCCAGACCCATTCAGAACCGGGCCTCACCCCACTAGAGAACTGGGCAGCCCGAATTGGAACATGAACCCCACCCATTTACCAGTGAAAACAAGCCGGGCCATTCTCCAGCTCACCCCCGAGGAGGACCAGGCCGTCACTAACCTCCTGAAACTGCGCTACCCAGAGTTTGGGTCAGATGATGAGACCCCCACTAAGGAAGTGTACCAGCCCTCCTTTGGGGACGGGAAACATCCAAGTCAGGATGATTTCGGGAATAAGCTGCAGGAGGGAATATATTGGTCGGAAGCAGAGCTTGAAGCGGCTGACACCCTTCTGCATTTCTATAGCTGCGCGAAGGATTACAGAATCAGGGCTCAGTGA